The following proteins are co-located in the Apium graveolens cultivar Ventura chromosome 5, ASM990537v1, whole genome shotgun sequence genome:
- the LOC141660852 gene encoding uncharacterized protein LOC141660852: protein MTTQLDRRRTATKWQAPREGRLKVNVDAHVVAGCPWFSCGLVLRNHAGKFIRARTHKFIGAVPVIEAEVTGVWEAIKWVKSLGLQNVDIESDSLVAVQAINNAVENLLEVGVVMQACSRVLKSRKDIVVSFIKKQANKVAHLVTRVPCEASCFFDLMTPPLSVLEPLENDCLMN, encoded by the exons ATGACGACACAATTG GATAGAAGAAGGACAGCTACCAAATGGCAGGCCCCTAGAGAAGGTCGTTTGAAGGTTAATGTTGATGCTCATGTGGTTGCAGGGTGTCCGTGGTTCTCGTGTGGGCTTGTTCTCAGGAATCATGCAGGGAAGTTTATCAGAGCTAGAACACACAAGTTCATTGGTGCTGTCCCGGTCATCGAAGCGGAAGTTACTGGTGTGTGGGAAGCTATTAAATGGGTTAAGTCGTTAGGGCTGCAGAATGTTGACATTGAAAGTGACTCGTTAGTTGCAGTTCAGGCCATTAACAATGCAGTGGAAAACCTGCTGGAAGTTGGCGTGGTTATGCAAGCTTGTAGTAGAGTGCTTAAATCTCGTAAAGATATTGTGGTTTCTTTTATAAAAAAGCAAGCAAACAAGGTAGCTCATTTAGTAACGAGAGTACCCTGTGAAGCGAGTTGCTTTTTTGATTTAATGACTCCTCCACTGTCTGTGTTGGAGCCCCTTGAAAATGATTGTTTGATGAATTAA
- the LOC141660854 gene encoding uncharacterized protein LOC141660854: protein MANLAKLEFVSLDVSGNNYLSWVLDAELHLSANGLKDTIDPEKIPTVEQNAKAIIFLRHHIHEDLKSEYLTIKNPLTLWNNLKDRFDHQKPVHLPSARYDWINLRLQDFKSVAEYNYALFKISSKLILCGENITDTEMIEKTLSTFHPNTMILAQQYRERNFQKYGELISLLLVAEKNNELLLKNYQIRPTGSAQLPEVHNTSFLKNERGKGHRGGRDYGRTRGRGNFRGRFHNQYHSGHLKWQRDGYNSGHQKWQREVPNKRKAPQEGENRGICHRCGSEGHWQHTCRTPKHLVDLYESSKRNNGKRVETNFANYNLVNEPVNKASNEIDTGANLYYGVDD from the coding sequence ATGGCGAATCTTGCAAAATTAGAGTTTGTTTCCTTGGATGTTTCCggaaataattatttatcatgggtCCTTGATGCGGAATTACACCTTAGTGCTAATGGCCTAAAAGATACTATTGACCCGGAAAAGATCCCAACTGTTGAACAAAATGCAAAAGCGATTATCTTTCTTAGGCATCACATCCACGAAGATCTAAAATCTGAATACCTCACTATCAAAAATCCACTCACCCTTTGGAATAATCTCAAGGATAGATTTGATCACCAAAAACCTGTTCACTTGCCATCTGCCCGATATGACTGGATTAATTTGAGGTTACAAGATTTCAAATCTGTAGCTGAATATAATTATGCTCTTTTCAAGATAagctcaaaattaattttatgtggTGAAAATATTACTGATACTGAAATGATTGAAAAGACCCTCTCAACCTTTCACCCCAACACTATGATCCTGGCTCAACAATATAGGGAGCGTAATTTTCAGAAATATGGCGAGCTGATATCTCTCCTTCTTGTGGCTGAAAAGAATAATGAGTTGCTACTGAAAAATTATCAGATACGTCCCACAGGCTCTGCCCAGTTACCTGAAGTACATAACACGTCATTCCTGAAGAATGAACGAGGGAAAGGGCATAGAGGAGGACGGGATTATGGACGAACCCGTGGACGTGGAAATTTTCGTGGTCGATTTCACAATCAATATCATTCTGGCCACCTGAAGTGGCAACGTGATGGTTACAACTCTGGCCACCAGAAATGGCAACGTGAAGTGCCAAATAAAAGAAAGGCGCCCCAAGAAGGAGAGAACCGAGGCATCTGTCATAGGTGCGGATCTGAGGGGCACTGGCAACATACTTGTCGCACACCCAAACATCTTGTTGATCTCTACGAGTCATCCAAAAGGAATAATGGAAAGAGAGTAGAAACCAACTTCGCTAATTATAATCTAGTTAATGAACCAgtcaataaggcctcaaatgaaATAGACACTGGTGCTAATCTTTATTATGGTGTAGATGACTAG